In a genomic window of Muntiacus reevesi chromosome 1, mMunRee1.1, whole genome shotgun sequence:
- the TRIP10 gene encoding cdc42-interacting protein 4 isoform X2 codes for MDWGTELWDQFEVLERHTQWGLDLLDRYVKFVKERTEVEQAYAKQLRSLVKKYMPKRPAKDDPESKFSQQQSFVQILQEVNDFAGQRELVAENLSVRVCLELAKYSQEMKQERKMHFQEGRRAQQQLESGFKQLENSKRKFERDCREAEKAAQTAERLDQDINATKADVEKAKQQAHLRSHMAEESKNEYAAQLQRFNRDQSHFYFSQMPQIFDKLQDMDERRATHLGAGYGLLSETELEVVPIIAKCLEGMKVAAEAVNAKNDSQVLIELHKSGFARPGDVEFEDFSQPMNRVPSDSSLGTPSDGRPELRGASRSRAKRWPFGKKNKTVVTEDFSHLPPEQQRKRLQQQLEERNRELQKEMDQREALKKMKDVYEKTPQMGDPASLEPRITETLNNIERLKLEVQKYEAWLAEAESRVLSNRGDTLGRHTRPPDPPASAPPDSSSNSNNGSQENKESSEEPPSEEGQDAPIYTEFDEEFEEEPASPIGHCVAIYHFEGSSEGTISMAEGEDLSLMEEDKGDGWTRVRRKQGGEGYVPTSYLRVMLN; via the exons ATGGATTGGGGCACCGAACTGTGG GATCAGTTTGAGGTACTTGAGAGGCACACGCAGTGGGGTCTGGACCTGTTGGACAGATACGTGAAGTTCGTGAAAGAGAGGACGGAGGTGGAGCAGGCTTATGCAAAGCAGCTGCG GAGCCTGGTGAAAAAATACATGCCCAAAAGACCTGCCAAAGATGACCCTGAATCCAA gttcaGCCAGCAACAGTCCTTCGTGCAGATTCTGCAGGAGGTGAATGATTTTGCTGGCCAGCGGGAGCTGGTGGCCGAGAACCTCAGCGTGCGTGTATGTCTGGAGCTGGCCAAGTACTCGCAGGAgatgaaacaggagagaaagatg CACTTCCAAGAAGGTCGTCGGGCCCAGCAGCAGCTGGAAAGTGGCTTCAAGCAGCTGGAGAAT AGTAAACGTAAATTTGAACGGGACTGCCGGGAGGCTGAGAAAGCAGCCCAGACCGCTGAGAGGCTTGACCAGGATATCAACGCCACCAAGGCTGATGTGGAGAAG gccaaacaacaagCCCACCTTCGGAGTCACATggcagaagaaagcaaaaacgAGTATGCAGCCCAACTACAGCGCTTCAACCGTGACCAGTCTCACTTCTATTTTTCCCAGATGCCTCAGATATTTGAT AAGCTGCAGGACATGGACGAGCGGCGGGCCACCCACCTGGGGGCTGGTTACGGGCTCCTTTCAGAGACTGAGCTGGAGGTGGTGCCCATCATCGCCAAGTGTTTGGAGGGCATGAAGGTGGCCGCAGAAGCTGTGAATGCCAAGAAC GATTCCCAGGTCCTAATTGAGCTGCACAAGTCAGGCTTTGCCCGTCCGGGTGACGTGGAATTCGAAGACTTTAGCCAGCCCATGAACCGAGTGCCCTCGGACAGCAGCCTGGGTACCCCCTCCGATGGACGGCCAGAACTCCGAGGCGCGAGCCGCAGCCGGGCTAAGCGCTGGCCATTCGGCAAGAAGAACAAG ACAGTGGTGACTGAGGATTTCAGCCACTTGCCCCCGGAGCAGCAGAGAAAGCGActgcagcagcagctggaagAACGGAACCGTGAACTACAGAAGGAGATGGACCAGAG GGAGGCCCTGAAGAAAATGAAGGATGTGTATGAAAAGACACCCCAGATGGGAGACCCAGCCAGCTTGGAACCCCGGATCACGGAAACCCTGAACAACATCGAACGGCTGAAACTGGAAGTACAGAAGTATGAG GCTTGGCTGGCAGAAGCTGAGAGCCGGGTCCTAAGCAACCGGGGAGACACCCTGGGCCGGCACACCCGGCCTCCAGACCCCCCAGCCAGCGCGCCGCCggacagcagcagcaacagcaacaatggATCGCAAGAGAACAAGGAGAG CTCTGAAGAGCCCCCCTCCGAGGAGGGTCAGGACGCCCCCATCTACACGGAGTTTGATGAGGAATTTGAGGAGGAACCCGCCTCCCCCATTGGTCACTGTGTGGCCATCTACCACTTTGAAG GGTCCAGCGAGGGCACCATCTCCATGGCTGAGGGCGAGGACCTCAGTCTCATGGAAGAGGACAAAGGCGACGGGTGGACCCGGGTCAGGCGGAAACAGGGAGGTGAGGGCTATGTGCCCACCTCTTACCTCCGCGTCATGCTCAACTGA
- the GPR108 gene encoding protein GPR108 isoform X1 has protein sequence MAVSERRGLGRGSPTEWRPWLLLLLLLGGSSGRIHRLTLTGEKRADIQLNSFGFYTNGSLEVDLSLLRLGCQNTEEKAPLVGFSLTRVRSGSIRSYSNRDSHECPLRKNSSSLLVLFLINTKDLQVQVRKYGEQKKLFISAGLLPESPSEPGLPKSEHMVTPKVDHGTTAAPDKAKSKPTGSQGDRQGVSGKDQELVLGLGHLNNSYNFSFHVVIGSRAEEGQYNLNFHNCDNSVPGREQPFDITVMIREKNPEGYLSAAEIPLFKLYMVMSACFLGAGIFWVSILCKNTYNVFKIHWLMAALTFTKSISLLFHSINYYFINSQGHPIEGLAVMHYITHLLKGALLFITIALIGSGWAFVKYVLSDKEKKIFGIVIPLQVLANVAYIVIESREEGASDYGIWKEILFLVDLICCGTILFPVVWSIRHLQDASGTDGKVAVNLAKLKLFRHYYVMVICYIYFTRIIAILLRVVVPFQWQWLYQLLVEGSTLAFFVLTGYKFQPARDNPYLQLPQEDEEEMQMEQNDRFWVPGRPVQSQQNSQRAGAVVIRSPPRTVRPSSSSSLHTFPAPASPKDREGRRGPMLTGHPASWNQSSWSPFRRRQTAPFPHRC, from the exons ATGGCAGTGAGCGAGAGGAGGGGGCTCGGTCGTGGGAGCCCCACAGAATGGAGGCCGTGGCTACTTCTCCTGCTGCTGTTAGGCGGTTCCTCTGGACGCATTCACCGGCTGACGCTGACG GGGGAGAAGCGAGCAGACATCCAACTGAACAGCTTTGGTTTCTACACCAACGGCTCCCTGGAGGTGGATCTGAGCCTCCTGAGGCTAGGATGCCAAAATACAGAAGAGAAGGCCCCGCTG GTGGGGTTCAGTCTGACCCGGGTGAGATCTGGCAGCATTCGCTCCTACTCA AACCGGGACTCCCATGAGTGTCCTCTCCGGAAAAACAGTAGCAGCCTCCTGGTTCTCTTCCTCATCAACACCAAGGATCTGCA GGTCCAGGTGCGAAAGTATGGGGAGCAGAAAAAGCTATTCATCTCTGCCGGGCTCCTCCCAGAATCGCCCTCCGAACCAGGGCTCCCGAAGTCAGAGCACATGGTCACCCCCAAGGTGGACCACG GGACCACTGCTGCACCCGACAAGGCCAAGTCGAaacccacagggtcacaaggggACAGGCAG GGTGTCAGTGGGAAGGACCAGGAGCTGGTGTTGGGCCTGGGCCACCTCAACAACTCCTACAATTTCAGT TTTCATGTAGTGATTGGCTCTAGGGCCGAGGAAGGCCAGTACAACCTCAACTTCCACAACTGTGACAACTCGGTGCCTGGCCGGGAGCAGCCGTTTGACATCACG GTAATGATCCGGGAGAAGAACCCCGAGGGCTACCTGTCAGCGGCGGAAATCCCTCTTTTCAAGCTGTACATGGTCATGTCCGCCTGCTTCCTGGGCGCTGGCATCTTCTGGGTGTCCATCCTCTGCAAGAACAC gtaCAACGTCTTCAAGATCCACTGGCTCATGGCAGCCCTGACTTTCACCAAGAGcatctctcttctcttccacaGT ATCAACTACTACTTCATCAACAGCCAGGGCCACCCCATCGAAGGCCTCGCTGTCATGCACTACATCACGCATCT GCTGAAGGGTGCCCTCCTCTTCATCACCATCGCCTTGATCGGCTCCGGCTGGGCCTTCGTCAAGTACGTGCTGTCGGACAAGGAGAAGAAGATCTTCGGGATAGTGATCCCACTGCAG GTCCTGGCCAACGTGGCCTACATTGTCATCGAGTCCCGTGAGGAGGGCGCCAGTGACTACGGTATCTGGAAGGAAATCCTCTTCCTGGTGGATCTCATCTGCTGTGGCACCATCCTCTTCCCCGTGGTCTG GTCCATTCGGCATCTCCAGGACGCGTCTGGCACTGATGGGAAGG TGGCAGTGAACCTGGCCAAGCTGAAGCTGTTCCGGCATTACTATGTCATG GTCATCTGCTACATCTACTTCACACGGATCATCGCCATCCTGCTGCGGGTGGTCGTGCCCTTCCAGTGGCAGTGGTTGTACCAG CTCTTGGTGGAGGGCTCCACTCTCGCCTTCTTCGTGCTCACGGGCTACAAGTTCCAACCCGCAAGGGATAACCCGTACCTGCAGCTACCCCAGGAGGATGAGGAGGAAATGCAGATGGAGCAA AATGACCGATTCTGGGTTCCGGGAAGGCCTGTCCAAAGTCAACAAAACAGCCAGCGGGCGGGAGCTGTTGTGATCAGGTCTCCACCTCGGACAGTCCGTCCTTCTTCCTCCTCGTCTCTTCACACATTCCCCGCTCCGGCTTCTCCCAAAGACcgtgaggggaggagggggccgaTGCTCACAGGGCACCCAGCATCCTGGAACCAGAGTTCCTGGAGCCCATTCAGAAGACGACAGACAGCCCCCTTCCCCCACAGATGCTGA
- the GPR108 gene encoding protein GPR108 isoform X2, which produces MAVSERRGLGRGSPTEWRPWLLLLLLLGGSSGRIHRLTLTGEKRADIQLNSFGFYTNGSLEVDLSLLRLGCQNTEEKAPLVGFSLTRVRSGSIRSYSNRDSHECPLRKNSSSLLVLFLINTKDLQVQVRKYGEQKKLFISAGLLPESPSEPGLPKSEHMVTPKVDHAGTTAAPDKAKSKPTGSQGDRQGVSGKDQELVLGLGHLNNSYNFSFHVVIGSRAEEGQYNLNFHNCDNSVPGREQPFDITVMIREKNPEGYLSAAEIPLFKLYMVMSACFLGAGIFWVSILCKNTYNVFKIHWLMAALTFTKSISLLFHSINYYFINSQGHPIEGLAVMHYITHLLKGALLFITIALIGSGWAFVKYVLSDKEKKIFGIVIPLQVLANVAYIVIESREEGASDYGIWKEILFLVDLICCGTILFPVVWSIRHLQDASGTDGKVAVNLAKLKLFRHYYVMVICYIYFTRIIAILLRVVVPFQWQWLYQLLVEGSTLAFFVLTGYKFQPARDNPYLQLPQEDEEEMQMEQVMTDSGFREGLSKVNKTASGRELL; this is translated from the exons ATGGCAGTGAGCGAGAGGAGGGGGCTCGGTCGTGGGAGCCCCACAGAATGGAGGCCGTGGCTACTTCTCCTGCTGCTGTTAGGCGGTTCCTCTGGACGCATTCACCGGCTGACGCTGACG GGGGAGAAGCGAGCAGACATCCAACTGAACAGCTTTGGTTTCTACACCAACGGCTCCCTGGAGGTGGATCTGAGCCTCCTGAGGCTAGGATGCCAAAATACAGAAGAGAAGGCCCCGCTG GTGGGGTTCAGTCTGACCCGGGTGAGATCTGGCAGCATTCGCTCCTACTCA AACCGGGACTCCCATGAGTGTCCTCTCCGGAAAAACAGTAGCAGCCTCCTGGTTCTCTTCCTCATCAACACCAAGGATCTGCA GGTCCAGGTGCGAAAGTATGGGGAGCAGAAAAAGCTATTCATCTCTGCCGGGCTCCTCCCAGAATCGCCCTCCGAACCAGGGCTCCCGAAGTCAGAGCACATGGTCACCCCCAAGGTGGACCACG CAGGGACCACTGCTGCACCCGACAAGGCCAAGTCGAaacccacagggtcacaaggggACAGGCAG GGTGTCAGTGGGAAGGACCAGGAGCTGGTGTTGGGCCTGGGCCACCTCAACAACTCCTACAATTTCAGT TTTCATGTAGTGATTGGCTCTAGGGCCGAGGAAGGCCAGTACAACCTCAACTTCCACAACTGTGACAACTCGGTGCCTGGCCGGGAGCAGCCGTTTGACATCACG GTAATGATCCGGGAGAAGAACCCCGAGGGCTACCTGTCAGCGGCGGAAATCCCTCTTTTCAAGCTGTACATGGTCATGTCCGCCTGCTTCCTGGGCGCTGGCATCTTCTGGGTGTCCATCCTCTGCAAGAACAC gtaCAACGTCTTCAAGATCCACTGGCTCATGGCAGCCCTGACTTTCACCAAGAGcatctctcttctcttccacaGT ATCAACTACTACTTCATCAACAGCCAGGGCCACCCCATCGAAGGCCTCGCTGTCATGCACTACATCACGCATCT GCTGAAGGGTGCCCTCCTCTTCATCACCATCGCCTTGATCGGCTCCGGCTGGGCCTTCGTCAAGTACGTGCTGTCGGACAAGGAGAAGAAGATCTTCGGGATAGTGATCCCACTGCAG GTCCTGGCCAACGTGGCCTACATTGTCATCGAGTCCCGTGAGGAGGGCGCCAGTGACTACGGTATCTGGAAGGAAATCCTCTTCCTGGTGGATCTCATCTGCTGTGGCACCATCCTCTTCCCCGTGGTCTG GTCCATTCGGCATCTCCAGGACGCGTCTGGCACTGATGGGAAGG TGGCAGTGAACCTGGCCAAGCTGAAGCTGTTCCGGCATTACTATGTCATG GTCATCTGCTACATCTACTTCACACGGATCATCGCCATCCTGCTGCGGGTGGTCGTGCCCTTCCAGTGGCAGTGGTTGTACCAG CTCTTGGTGGAGGGCTCCACTCTCGCCTTCTTCGTGCTCACGGGCTACAAGTTCCAACCCGCAAGGGATAACCCGTACCTGCAGCTACCCCAGGAGGATGAGGAGGAAATGCAGATGGAGCAAGT AATGACCGATTCTGGGTTCCGGGAAGGCCTGTCCAAAGTCAACAAAACAGCCAGCGGGCGGGAGCTGTTGTGA
- the TRIP10 gene encoding cdc42-interacting protein 4 isoform X1, giving the protein MDWGTELWDQFEVLERHTQWGLDLLDRYVKFVKERTEVEQAYAKQLRSLVKKYMPKRPAKDDPESKFSQQQSFVQILQEVNDFAGQRELVAENLSVRVCLELAKYSQEMKQERKMHFQEGRRAQQQLESGFKQLENSKRKFERDCREAEKAAQTAERLDQDINATKADVEKAKQQAHLRSHMAEESKNEYAAQLQRFNRDQSHFYFSQMPQIFDKLQDMDERRATHLGAGYGLLSETELEVVPIIAKCLEGMKVAAEAVNAKNDSQVLIELHKSGFARPGDVEFEDFSQPMNRVPSDSSLGTPSDGRPELRGASRSRAKRWPFGKKNKPCPPPLSPLGGPLPSALPNGPPSPRSGLDPLAILSEISKSVKPRLASFRSLRGSRGTVVTEDFSHLPPEQQRKRLQQQLEERNRELQKEMDQREALKKMKDVYEKTPQMGDPASLEPRITETLNNIERLKLEVQKYEAWLAEAESRVLSNRGDTLGRHTRPPDPPASAPPDSSSNSNNGSQENKESSEEPPSEEGQDAPIYTEFDEEFEEEPASPIGHCVAIYHFEGSSEGTISMAEGEDLSLMEEDKGDGWTRVRRKQGGEGYVPTSYLRVMLN; this is encoded by the exons ATGGATTGGGGCACCGAACTGTGG GATCAGTTTGAGGTACTTGAGAGGCACACGCAGTGGGGTCTGGACCTGTTGGACAGATACGTGAAGTTCGTGAAAGAGAGGACGGAGGTGGAGCAGGCTTATGCAAAGCAGCTGCG GAGCCTGGTGAAAAAATACATGCCCAAAAGACCTGCCAAAGATGACCCTGAATCCAA gttcaGCCAGCAACAGTCCTTCGTGCAGATTCTGCAGGAGGTGAATGATTTTGCTGGCCAGCGGGAGCTGGTGGCCGAGAACCTCAGCGTGCGTGTATGTCTGGAGCTGGCCAAGTACTCGCAGGAgatgaaacaggagagaaagatg CACTTCCAAGAAGGTCGTCGGGCCCAGCAGCAGCTGGAAAGTGGCTTCAAGCAGCTGGAGAAT AGTAAACGTAAATTTGAACGGGACTGCCGGGAGGCTGAGAAAGCAGCCCAGACCGCTGAGAGGCTTGACCAGGATATCAACGCCACCAAGGCTGATGTGGAGAAG gccaaacaacaagCCCACCTTCGGAGTCACATggcagaagaaagcaaaaacgAGTATGCAGCCCAACTACAGCGCTTCAACCGTGACCAGTCTCACTTCTATTTTTCCCAGATGCCTCAGATATTTGAT AAGCTGCAGGACATGGACGAGCGGCGGGCCACCCACCTGGGGGCTGGTTACGGGCTCCTTTCAGAGACTGAGCTGGAGGTGGTGCCCATCATCGCCAAGTGTTTGGAGGGCATGAAGGTGGCCGCAGAAGCTGTGAATGCCAAGAAC GATTCCCAGGTCCTAATTGAGCTGCACAAGTCAGGCTTTGCCCGTCCGGGTGACGTGGAATTCGAAGACTTTAGCCAGCCCATGAACCGAGTGCCCTCGGACAGCAGCCTGGGTACCCCCTCCGATGGACGGCCAGAACTCCGAGGCGCGAGCCGCAGCCGGGCTAAGCGCTGGCCATTCGGCAAGAAGAACAAG CCGTgccccccacctctctccccccTGGGGGGCCCCCTGCCCTCGGCATTACCTAATGGACCCCCGTCCCCCCGCTCCGGCCTCGACCCCTTGGCCATACTGAGCGAGATCAGTAAGTCGGTCAAACCGCGGCTAGCATCCTTCCGCAGCCTTCGAGGCAGCCGTGGG ACAGTGGTGACTGAGGATTTCAGCCACTTGCCCCCGGAGCAGCAGAGAAAGCGActgcagcagcagctggaagAACGGAACCGTGAACTACAGAAGGAGATGGACCAGAG GGAGGCCCTGAAGAAAATGAAGGATGTGTATGAAAAGACACCCCAGATGGGAGACCCAGCCAGCTTGGAACCCCGGATCACGGAAACCCTGAACAACATCGAACGGCTGAAACTGGAAGTACAGAAGTATGAG GCTTGGCTGGCAGAAGCTGAGAGCCGGGTCCTAAGCAACCGGGGAGACACCCTGGGCCGGCACACCCGGCCTCCAGACCCCCCAGCCAGCGCGCCGCCggacagcagcagcaacagcaacaatggATCGCAAGAGAACAAGGAGAG CTCTGAAGAGCCCCCCTCCGAGGAGGGTCAGGACGCCCCCATCTACACGGAGTTTGATGAGGAATTTGAGGAGGAACCCGCCTCCCCCATTGGTCACTGTGTGGCCATCTACCACTTTGAAG GGTCCAGCGAGGGCACCATCTCCATGGCTGAGGGCGAGGACCTCAGTCTCATGGAAGAGGACAAAGGCGACGGGTGGACCCGGGTCAGGCGGAAACAGGGAGGTGAGGGCTATGTGCCCACCTCTTACCTCCGCGTCATGCTCAACTGA
- the GPR108 gene encoding protein GPR108 isoform X3, protein MAVSERRGLGRGSPTEWRPWLLLLLLLGGSSGRIHRLTLTGEKRADIQLNSFGFYTNGSLEVDLSLLRLGCQNTEEKAPLVGFSLTRVRSGSIRSYSNRDSHECPLRKNSSSLLVLFLINTKDLQVQVRKYGEQKKLFISAGLLPESPSEPGLPKSEHMVTPKVDHAGTTAAPDKAKSKPTGSQGDRQGVSGKDQELVLGLGHLNNSYNFSFHVVIGSRAEEGQYNLNFHNCDNSVPGREQPFDITVMIREKNPEGYLSAAEIPLFKLYMVMSACFLGAGIFWVSILCKNTYNVFKIHWLMAALTFTKSISLLFHSINYYFINSQGHPIEGLAVMHYITHLLKGALLFITIALIGSGWAFVKYVLSDKEKKIFGIVIPLQVLANVAYIVIESREEGASDYGIWKEILFLVDLICCGTILFPVVWSIRHLQDASGTDGKVAVNLAKLKLFRHYYVMVICYIYFTRIIAILLRVVVPFQWQWLYQLLVEGSTLAFFVLTGYKFQPARDNPYLQLPQEDEEEMQMEQVSWTTSLLCL, encoded by the exons ATGGCAGTGAGCGAGAGGAGGGGGCTCGGTCGTGGGAGCCCCACAGAATGGAGGCCGTGGCTACTTCTCCTGCTGCTGTTAGGCGGTTCCTCTGGACGCATTCACCGGCTGACGCTGACG GGGGAGAAGCGAGCAGACATCCAACTGAACAGCTTTGGTTTCTACACCAACGGCTCCCTGGAGGTGGATCTGAGCCTCCTGAGGCTAGGATGCCAAAATACAGAAGAGAAGGCCCCGCTG GTGGGGTTCAGTCTGACCCGGGTGAGATCTGGCAGCATTCGCTCCTACTCA AACCGGGACTCCCATGAGTGTCCTCTCCGGAAAAACAGTAGCAGCCTCCTGGTTCTCTTCCTCATCAACACCAAGGATCTGCA GGTCCAGGTGCGAAAGTATGGGGAGCAGAAAAAGCTATTCATCTCTGCCGGGCTCCTCCCAGAATCGCCCTCCGAACCAGGGCTCCCGAAGTCAGAGCACATGGTCACCCCCAAGGTGGACCACG CAGGGACCACTGCTGCACCCGACAAGGCCAAGTCGAaacccacagggtcacaaggggACAGGCAG GGTGTCAGTGGGAAGGACCAGGAGCTGGTGTTGGGCCTGGGCCACCTCAACAACTCCTACAATTTCAGT TTTCATGTAGTGATTGGCTCTAGGGCCGAGGAAGGCCAGTACAACCTCAACTTCCACAACTGTGACAACTCGGTGCCTGGCCGGGAGCAGCCGTTTGACATCACG GTAATGATCCGGGAGAAGAACCCCGAGGGCTACCTGTCAGCGGCGGAAATCCCTCTTTTCAAGCTGTACATGGTCATGTCCGCCTGCTTCCTGGGCGCTGGCATCTTCTGGGTGTCCATCCTCTGCAAGAACAC gtaCAACGTCTTCAAGATCCACTGGCTCATGGCAGCCCTGACTTTCACCAAGAGcatctctcttctcttccacaGT ATCAACTACTACTTCATCAACAGCCAGGGCCACCCCATCGAAGGCCTCGCTGTCATGCACTACATCACGCATCT GCTGAAGGGTGCCCTCCTCTTCATCACCATCGCCTTGATCGGCTCCGGCTGGGCCTTCGTCAAGTACGTGCTGTCGGACAAGGAGAAGAAGATCTTCGGGATAGTGATCCCACTGCAG GTCCTGGCCAACGTGGCCTACATTGTCATCGAGTCCCGTGAGGAGGGCGCCAGTGACTACGGTATCTGGAAGGAAATCCTCTTCCTGGTGGATCTCATCTGCTGTGGCACCATCCTCTTCCCCGTGGTCTG GTCCATTCGGCATCTCCAGGACGCGTCTGGCACTGATGGGAAGG TGGCAGTGAACCTGGCCAAGCTGAAGCTGTTCCGGCATTACTATGTCATG GTCATCTGCTACATCTACTTCACACGGATCATCGCCATCCTGCTGCGGGTGGTCGTGCCCTTCCAGTGGCAGTGGTTGTACCAG CTCTTGGTGGAGGGCTCCACTCTCGCCTTCTTCGTGCTCACGGGCTACAAGTTCCAACCCGCAAGGGATAACCCGTACCTGCAGCTACCCCAGGAGGATGAGGAGGAAATGCAGATGGAGCAAGT CTCCTGGACCACCTCCTTACTCTGCCTGTAG